One window of the Trifolium pratense cultivar HEN17-A07 linkage group LG2, ARS_RC_1.1, whole genome shotgun sequence genome contains the following:
- the LOC123905613 gene encoding serine/arginine-rich splicing factor SR45a, with the protein MEDSPVRRLSRSPSPWRAQSRSRSRSGSLERRRPTSRSRSPEMQRPRSLSRSPEMQRPRSLSRSPGMQMHRSRSRSLERQRPPRSRSRSLEMQRPRSPSRSRGRSRSRSPDRNGGDTLYVTGLSSRVTERDLEEHFSKEGKVASCFLVVEPRTRISRGFAFVTMDSVEDANRCIKYLNQSVLEGRYITVERSKRKRPRTPTPGHYLGLKNTRDYGPPRGDRGRHRGGFGRDDYPYRGGRDYSPRRSPYRGGRDYSPRHSPYGGRYRRDRSRSPYAPYGSPDRRYARGPR; encoded by the exons ATG GAGGATTCTCCAGTAAGAAG GCTTTCAAGGTCCCCTTCTCCATGGAGGGCTCAATCAAGATCCAGGTCTCGGTCGGGATCCCTTGAAAGGCGCAGACCTACGTCTCGATCAAGGTCTCCTGAAATGCAAAGGCCTAGGTCTCTTTCAAGGTCTCCTGAAATGCAGAGGCCTAGGTCTCTGTCAAGGTCTCCTGGAATGCAAATGCACAGGTCTCGGTCAAGGTCTCTCGAAAGGCAAAGGCCTCCTAGGTCTCGGTCAAGATCTCTTGAAATGCAAAGGCCTAGATCCCCCTCGAGAAGTCGTGGCAG ATCAAGATCAAGAAGTCCTGATAG GAATGGTGGGGATACACTTTATGTGACTGGCCTATCTTCAAGGGTCACTGAGAGAGACCTAGAGGAGCATTTCTCTAAGGAAGGAAAG GTTGCTTCATGTTTTCTTGTGGTGGAGCCCCGTACGCGTATATCTCGAGGTTTTGCGTTTGTCACTATGGATTCTGTTGAGGATGCAAATCGCTGTATCAAGTACCTCAATCAATCTGTTTTAGAGGGTCGCTATATCACTGTTGAGCGG TCAAAGAGAAAGCGACCAAGAACTCCCACGCCTGGGCACTATCTTGGGCTGAAAAATACTAGAGACTATG GACCTCCGCGTGGTGACCGTGGAAGGCATCGGGGTGGATTTGGCCGTGATGATTATCCATATCGAGGTGGCAGGGATTATTCACCAAGGCGCTCACCTTATCGAGGTGGCAGGGATTATTCACCAAGGCACTCTCCCTACGGTGGAAGGTATAGGAGGGATAGGTCTAGGTCGCCTTATGCTCCATATGGTAGCCCAGATAGGAGGTATGCTCGTGGGCCTAGGTGA
- the LOC123905614 gene encoding ankyrin repeat domain-containing protein, chloroplastic — translation MFNLSTVVYNPQPNTLFFSPFPFFHSSLTPHKFQSLKFPTNSNLHNSLSLTHQDDDDDNYEEHVIGDCLVFEDGIFEEPIFPSDNLVDKKKTTPISKKKKKKPTTVIKSENLVPDKWREVQAELNITKKDRRKIAQEIEFNSKVLKKKRGLVALRDINMEEYKAYKEARLAQLNPIVLDKPPSFSFAEKDDDSEEELGDESGDDERAKPENPRWAVYGRGLEDVSEFLNSERYDPAANKTEGHPRLFTREERAMLSQKKADFEVATSDKWLPLHTFAASGESFLVETILKHGVDINATDKDGLSALYKAIIRRKHAITNYLLRNSANPHVQDNDGATLMHYAVQTASVPTIKVLMLYNVDINLPDNDGWTPLHLAVQTQRNDIVRLLLIKGADKTLKNKDGLTPLDLCLYSGQSAKTYELIKLLKQPPKRYRSRNARRMEG, via the exons ATGTTCAATCTTTCGACAGTTGTGTATAATCCTCAACCGAACACACTCTTCTTTTCTCCATTCCCATTCTTCCATTCTTCTCTCACACCCCACAAGTTTCAATCTCTCAAATTCCCCACAAACTCCAACCTCCACAATTCTCTCTCCTTAACACAccaagatgatgatgatgacaacTACGAAGAACATGTCATCGGAGATTGTCTTGTCTTCGAAGATGGAATTTTCGAAGAACCCATTTTTCCATCCGACAACCTCGTAGACAAGAAAAAAACAACACCCATTtcgaagaaaaagaagaaaaaaccaacGACAGTGATTAAGTCTGAGAATTTGGTTCCTGATAAATGGAGAGAAGTTCAAGCAGAGTTAAATATAACGAAGAAAGATAGGCGTAAGATAGCTCAAGAAATTGAGTTTAACAGTAAggttttgaagaagaaaagaggTTTAGTTGCTTTGAGGGATATAAATATGGAAGAGTATAAGGCTTATAAAGAAGCTAGATTGGCTCAGTTGAATCCTATTGTTCTTGATAAGCCTCCAAGTTTTAGTTTTGCTGAGAAAGATGATGATTCTGAAGAGGAATTGGGTGATGAGTCTGGTGATGATGAGAGGGCGAAGCCTGAGAATCCTAGGTGGGCTGTTTATGGGAGAGGTTTGGAGGATGTCAGTGAGTTTTTGAACAGTGAGAGGTATGACCCTGCTGCTAATAAAACTGAAG GTCATCCTAGGTTGTTTACCAGGGAGGAGAGGGCTATGCTCAGTCAGAAGAAGGCAGACTTCGAAGTTGCTACTTCA GATAAATGGCTTCCTCTGCACACTTTTGCTGCGAGCGGAGAATCTTTCCTTGTAGAAACTATATTGAAGCATGGTGTTGATATTAATGCTACGGATAAG GATGGTTTGTCTGCTCTTTACAAAGCGATAATTAGAAGAAAGCATGCCATAACCAATTATCTCCTAAGAAACTCGGCCAATCCCCATGTACAAGATAAT GATGGGGCCACCTTGATGCACTACGCTGTACAAACGGCATCTGTCCCAACAATTAAAGTACTCATGTTGTATAATGTGGATATAAATCTTCCGGACAAT GATGGCTGGACACCATTACATCTTGCTGTTCAAACTCAGAGAAATGATATAGTGAGGCTTCTGCTGATTAAAGGCGCTGATAAGACATTAAAAAACAAG GATGGTTTAACTCCGCTCGACCTTTGCCTTTACTCTGGTCAAAGTGCCAAAACATATGAGCTAATCAAGTTGTTGAAACAGCCTCCAAAACGATATAGAAGTAGAAATGCACGACGGATGGAGGGATGA
- the LOC123905615 gene encoding bifunctional nuclease 2 isoform X1 → MLRSRFSIQPITGATSITADHTNATTSRSLSFHFSPIHLPLLRSRRFLFPKPKSFLISCNSSLTRSSSGDHNHHHNTNNNEFLEASLLLSETITHYGMWRHRFRPELQWKSTMFSFPERSLRKDDNLIRQGLLQRFQNPTIFLKISCDGDYVLPIVVGKIAVEKLIDAEVEQESPDFPDQFQFVKNLIERLDHEVIMVRITERVVSTYFARLYLSQPGKSDIISVDLRPSDAINVANICKAPIYVSKEIVFTDAIRLGYGMGRVQNKKAIYDVLLDSPIDGPDSVAQELSMMHNMHLAIKQERFKDAATWRDKLENLRKSSQEH, encoded by the exons ATGCTTAGATCTCGTTTCTCTATCCAACCGATCACCGGCGCCACCTCCATCACCGCCGATCACACAAATGCCACCACCTCCCGCTCCCTCTCCTTCCATTTCTCCCCCATTCACCTCCCTCTTCTCCGTTCCCGCCGATTTCTTTTCCCTAAACCCAAATCCTTCCTCATTTCATGCAATTCATCTCTCACCAGATCCAGCTCCGGCGATCACAACCACCACCACAACACAAACAACAACGAGTTTCTCGAAGCTTCTCTCCTTCTCTCAG AAACAATTACACACTATGGAATGTGGAGACACCGTTTTCGACCCGAGTTACAATGGAAATCAACTATGTTTTCGTTTCCGGAAAGAAGCTTAAGAAAGGATGATAATTTAATCAGACAAGGGTTGCTACAGCGTTTTCAGAATCCAACTATTTTTCTCAAGATTTCTTGTGATGGTGATTATGTTCTTCCCATTGTTGTAG GAAAGATTGCTGTTGAAAAGCTTATTGATGCTGAAGTTGAACAAGAAAGTCCG GATTTTCCGGACCAGTTCCAGtttgtgaaaaacctaattgAAAGACTAGACCATGAA GTAATAATGGTGAGAATTACAGAGAGAGTAGTCAGTACTTACTTTGCCAGATTGTACCTTAGCCAG CCAGGGAAAAGTGATATTATTAGTGTGGATTTACGTCCCTCAGATGCCATTAATGTTGCAAATATATGCAAG GCTCCAATATATGTAAGTAAAGAAATTGTTTTCACAGATGCTATAAGACTCGGTTATGGAATGGGCAGAGTGCAAAATAAAAAGGCTATTTATGATGTATTGCTTGACAG TCCCATAGATGGTCCAGATTCAGTAGCTCAAGAACTAAGTATGATGCATAACATGCATTTAGCTATCAAACAGGAAAGATTTAAAGACGCAG CTACATGGAGAGACAAACTTGAAAATCTTCGTAAATCATCTCAGGAACACTAA
- the LOC123905615 gene encoding bifunctional nuclease 2 isoform X2: protein MWRHRFRPELQWKSTMFSFPERSLRKDDNLIRQGLLQRFQNPTIFLKISCDGDYVLPIVVGKIAVEKLIDAEVEQESPDFPDQFQFVKNLIERLDHEVIMVRITERVVSTYFARLYLSQPGKSDIISVDLRPSDAINVANICKAPIYVSKEIVFTDAIRLGYGMGRVQNKKAIYDVLLDSPIDGPDSVAQELSMMHNMHLAIKQERFKDAATWRDKLENLRKSSQEH, encoded by the exons ATGTGGAGACACCGTTTTCGACCCGAGTTACAATGGAAATCAACTATGTTTTCGTTTCCGGAAAGAAGCTTAAGAAAGGATGATAATTTAATCAGACAAGGGTTGCTACAGCGTTTTCAGAATCCAACTATTTTTCTCAAGATTTCTTGTGATGGTGATTATGTTCTTCCCATTGTTGTAG GAAAGATTGCTGTTGAAAAGCTTATTGATGCTGAAGTTGAACAAGAAAGTCCG GATTTTCCGGACCAGTTCCAGtttgtgaaaaacctaattgAAAGACTAGACCATGAA GTAATAATGGTGAGAATTACAGAGAGAGTAGTCAGTACTTACTTTGCCAGATTGTACCTTAGCCAG CCAGGGAAAAGTGATATTATTAGTGTGGATTTACGTCCCTCAGATGCCATTAATGTTGCAAATATATGCAAG GCTCCAATATATGTAAGTAAAGAAATTGTTTTCACAGATGCTATAAGACTCGGTTATGGAATGGGCAGAGTGCAAAATAAAAAGGCTATTTATGATGTATTGCTTGACAG TCCCATAGATGGTCCAGATTCAGTAGCTCAAGAACTAAGTATGATGCATAACATGCATTTAGCTATCAAACAGGAAAGATTTAAAGACGCAG CTACATGGAGAGACAAACTTGAAAATCTTCGTAAATCATCTCAGGAACACTAA